DNA from Arthrobacter sp. PvP023:
ACCGGGCGAACTCCTGATGCACGCCCATGGGCGCACCCGCCACGCGCTGGTGACCTTCGAAGGCCAGCCGGACGCCGTGGCGCTCCTCCAGTCAGCCGAAGTCGGACTGTAACAGCAGCCCGTTGATTGAGCTTCGGCCATGCCCGCCGGGTTCTCAACGACCGGAGAGTTCCAGGCTCAACCACCTGAGAGTTCCGCTAGCGGACTTCGAAGCCCGCTTCGCGGATGGCCGTCTTGACCTGCGAGATCATGTCCAGCGGCCCGAAATGGAAGATCGACGCCGCCAGCACCGCATCTGCTCCGGCCTCGACGGCGGGCGGAAAGTGTTCGGGTTTGCCCGCTCCGCCGGACGCGATGATGGGCACCTTGACGGCGGCACGGACCAGCCGGATCAGCTCGATGTCGAAGCCGTCCTTGGTACCGTCGGCATCAATGGAGTTGAGCAGGATCTCCCCGACGCCACGGTCCGCGGCTTCGCGTGCCCACTGGATGGCGTCGATTCCGGTCCCCTGCCGGCCGCCGTGCGTGGTCACTTCAAAGCCCGACGCCGTGGGCTCGGATCCGGGGCGGGTGCGCCGGGCGTCCACGGACAGGACCAGGACCTGGGACCCGAAATGCCGGGTGATTTCGTCGATGACATCCGGCCGTGCCACGGCCGCCGTGTTGATGGACGCCTTGTCCGCGCCGTAACGCAGGAGCTTGTCCACTTCGGCCACGCCGCGGACGCCGCCCCCGACGGTGAGCGGAATGAAGACTTCCTCGGCAGTCCGGCGGACCACGTCGAAGGTGGTTTCGCGGTTGCCCGACGATGCGGTGACGTCCAGGAAGGTGAGCTCGTCGGCCCCGCCGTTGTCATAGCGGTGGGCCAGTTCCACTGGATCGCCGGCGTCCCGTAGACCTTCAAAGTTGATGCCCTTGACTACGCGGCCGGCGTCAACGTCCAGGCACGGAATAACGCGCACTGCTACAGCCATGATGTCTCCTGAGGATTTCGCTGGTGGAAGATGCGGTGGAGACCGCAGAAACGGGCAGGGCCTAAACGGTCAAGCTCAGATCCGGCAGGCGTGGATGCTGCTGACCAGGATGGCACGGGCGCCCAGGTCGTAGAGCTCGTCCATGATCCGGTTGGTTTCCTTCTTCGGCACCATGGATCGCACGGCCACCCAGTCGGAGTCGCGCAGCGGGGAAACCGTGGGCGATTCCAGGCCGGGTGTCAGCGCCGCGGCCTGCTCCACGAGTTCCTTGCGGATGTCGTAGTCCATCAGGACGTACTGCCGGGCCACGAGCACACCCTGCAGCCGGCGGATCAGGACTTCGATCTCCTTGGCCGTGCCGTTCGCTGCGCCTTCCTGGCCGGTGCGGCGGATCAGCACCGCCTCGGACTTGAGGATCGGTTCGCCGAAGATTTCCATCCCGGCCGCCTTGAGGGTGTTCCCGGTTTCGACGACGTCGGCAATCGCGTCCGCGACGCCGAGCCGCACCGAGGATTCCACAGCACCGTCCAAGCGGACCACTTTGGCGTTGATGCCTCGCTCGGCGAGGTAGCCGCGCAAGAGGCCGTCGTAGCTTGTGGCCAG
Protein-coding regions in this window:
- the hisF gene encoding imidazole glycerol phosphate synthase subunit HisF, with the translated sequence MAVAVRVIPCLDVDAGRVVKGINFEGLRDAGDPVELAHRYDNGGADELTFLDVTASSGNRETTFDVVRRTAEEVFIPLTVGGGVRGVAEVDKLLRYGADKASINTAAVARPDVIDEITRHFGSQVLVLSVDARRTRPGSEPTASGFEVTTHGGRQGTGIDAIQWAREAADRGVGEILLNSIDADGTKDGFDIELIRLVRAAVKVPIIASGGAGKPEHFPPAVEAGADAVLAASIFHFGPLDMISQVKTAIREAGFEVR
- the hisG gene encoding ATP phosphoribosyltransferase, yielding MLRVAVPNKGSLSEAASAMLSEAGYRQRRDTRELVMVDPDNDIEFFFLRPRDIAVYVGRGTLDVGITGRDLLLDAEVEAEELLPLGFAASTFRFAGPVGDFTKVEELEGKRLATSYDGLLRGYLAERGINAKVVRLDGAVESSVRLGVADAIADVVETGNTLKAAGMEIFGEPILKSEAVLIRRTGQEGAANGTAKEIEVLIRRLQGVLVARQYVLMDYDIRKELVEQAAALTPGLESPTVSPLRDSDWVAVRSMVPKKETNRIMDELYDLGARAILVSSIHACRI